The Cucurbita pepo subsp. pepo cultivar mu-cu-16 chromosome LG08, ASM280686v2, whole genome shotgun sequence genome contains a region encoding:
- the LOC111800341 gene encoding NADPH-dependent pterin aldehyde reductase-like, with translation MDKRDEFQPLTILITGVSRGLGRALALSLAKRGHTIIGCARTPNALHSLQKELAALSPSSSHTHLLQITDVASNGSVEELFKAVLERDLVPDILVNNAGVINENSKFWEIPQHGFDCVIDTNVKGTANVLRHFVPLIIQGGKGIIVNFYSRWGRDGAPMCL, from the exons ATGGACAAACGCGACGAATTTCAACCCCTCACAATTCTGATCACAGGAGTGAGCAGAGGGTTGGGGCGAGCTTTAGCGCTATCATTGGCAAAGCGCGGCCACACTATCATTGGCTGCGCTCGTACTCCCAACGCCCTTCACTCTCTTCAAAAGGAACTCGCCGCACTCTCCCCTTCCTCTTCTCACACCCACTTACTCCAAATCACCGACGTG GCCTCAAATGGTAGCGTTGAGGAGCTATTTAAGGCTGTCTTGGAAAGAGATCTTGTTCCTGATATCCTTG TAAACAACGCCGGTGTGATTAATGAAAACTCCAAGTTTTGGGAGATTCCTCAACATGGGTTTGATTGTGTGATTGATACGAATGTAAAAGGGACAGCAAATGTTCTTCGTCATTTCGTTCCTCTTATAATCCAAGGAGGAAAAGGAATTATTGTTAACTTCTATTCAAGGTGGGGAAGAGATGGTGCTCCCATG TGCCTCTAA
- the LOC111800339 gene encoding NADPH-dependent pterin aldehyde reductase-like — protein sequence MGSLHHLGGTSMDKGDEFEALTVLITGVSRGLGRALALSLAKRGHTIIGCARTPNALHSLQKELAALSPSSSHTHLLQITDVASNGSVEELFKAVLERDLVPDILVNNAAVINENSKFWEIPQHVFDCVIDTNVKGTANVLRHFIPLMIQGGKGIIVNFSSMWGRDGAPMFSPYSASNWAIEGLTKSIALELPKGMAIIALDPGIVNTDMLAFCFGDSAADYQNPEEWVVKASTMILSFTSKDNGASLTVE from the exons ATGGGATCGCTTCACCATCTGGGAGGAACAAGTATGGACAAAGGCGACGAATTTGAAGCCCTCACAGTTCTGATCACAGGGGTGAGCAGAGGGTTAGGGCGAGCCTTAGCGCTATCATTGGCAAAGCGCGGCCACACTATCATTGGCTGCGCTCGTACTCCCAACGCCCTTCACTCTCTTCAAAAGGAACTCGCCGCACTCTCCCCTTCCTCTTCTCACACCCACTTACTCCAAATCACCGACGTG GCCTCAAATGGTAGCGTTGAGGAGCTATTTAAGGCTGTCTTGGAGAGAGATCTTGTTCCTGATATCCTTG TAAACAACGCCGCTGTGATTAATGAAAACTCCAAGTTTTGGGAGATTCCTCAACATGTGTTTGATTGTGTGATTGATACGAATGTAAAAGGGACAGCCAATGTTCTTCGGCATTTCATTCCTCTCATGATCCAAGGAGGAAAAGGAATTATTGTCAACTTCTCTTCCATGTGGGGAAGAGATGGTGCTCCCATG TTTTCTCCCTATAGTGCCTCTAACTGGGCAATTGAGGGCTTGACCAAATCCATAGCTTTGGAGCTGCCTAAAGGAATGGCTATTATAGCACTTGATCCTGGTATTGTGAACACAGACATGCTTGCCTTTTGCTTTGGCGATTCAGCAGCTGACTACCAAAATCCTGAAGAATG GGTAGTAAAGGCGAGCACAATGATCCTTAGTTTTACATCTAAGGATAATGGAGCGTCTCTCACGGTTGAATGA
- the LOC111800340 gene encoding NADPH-dependent pterin aldehyde reductase-like — protein sequence MDKGDKFKPLTVLITGVSRGLGRALALSLAKRGHTIIGCARTPNALHSLQKELAALSPSSSHTHLLQITDVASNGSVEELFKAVLERDLVPDILVNNAAVINENSKFWEIPQHVFDCVIDTNVKGTANVLRHFIPLMIQGGKGIIVNFSSMWGRNGAPMFSPYCASKWAIEGLTKSIALELPKGMAIIALDPGIVNTDMLAISFGDSAPDYQNPEEWVVKASTMILSFTSEDNGASLTVE from the exons ATGGACAAAGGCGACAAATTTAAACCCCTCACAGTTCTGATCACAGGGGTGAGCAGAGGGTTAGGGCGAGCCTTAGCGCTATCATTGGCAAAGCGCGGCCACACTATCATTGGCTGCGCTCGTACTCCCAACGCCCTTCACTCTCTTCAAAAGGAACTCGCCGCACTCTCCCCTTCCTCTTCTCACACCCACTTACTCCAAATCACCGACGTG GCCTCAAATGGTAGCGTTGAGGAGCTATTTAAGGCTGTCTTGGAGAGAGATCTTGTTCCTGATATCCTTG TAAACAACGCCGCTGTGATTAATGAAAACTCCAAGTTTTGGGAGATTCCTCAACATGTGTTTGATTGTGTGATTGATACGAATGTAAAAGGGACAGCCAATGTTCTTCGGCATTTCATTCCTCTCATGATCCAAGGAGGAAAAGGAATTATTGTTAACTTCTCTTCCATGTGGGGAAGAAATGGTGCTCCCATG TTTTCTCCGTATTGTGCCTCTAAATGGGCAATTGAGGGCTTGACCAAATCCATAGCTTTGGAGCTGCCTAAAGGAATGGCTATTATAGCACTTGATCCTGGTATTGTGAACACAGACATGCTTGCTATTAGCTTTGGCGATTCAGCACCTGACTACCAAAATCCTGAAGAATG GGTAGTAAAGGCGAGCACAATGATCCTTAGTTTTACATCGGAAGATAATGGAGCGTCTCTTACTGTTGAATGA
- the LOC111800554 gene encoding uncharacterized protein LOC111800554: MSISDIDAVPNGHSEAPEFYQNVVVMRHGDRFDNFERSWTATASRPWDPPLYKDGLVRAFDTGRTFLDLLGFPFHRVLVSPFLRCVQTAAQVIKALSDGADSNPSSPKVSIEYGLCEMLTNEAIRPNVEPKDRNWDFNIPQLEAILPVGTVDHSIERVYKEMLPWEGSAAVTHRRYVQLFHTLADKYPTENLLLVTHGEAVGVAVSTFMEDVLVYGVEYCAFVQLQRPVFRRGDSYVFGKFEVKLRDDGKDGIKHMPKPEKE, encoded by the exons atgagcaTCTCCGATATCGACGCCGTACCCAACGGCCACTCGGAGGCGCCGGAGTTTTACCAAAACGTAGTCGTTATGCGTCACGGCGATCGCTTCGACAACTTCGAACGCTCATGGACGGCCACCGCATCCCGCCCGTGGGACCCGCCCCTTTACAAGGACGGCCTGGTTCGAGCTTTCGATACGGGTCGGACTTTTCTCGACCTTCTCGGGTTTCCTTTTCACCGGGTTTTGGTTTCCCCTTTCCTCCGCTGCGTCCAGACCGCCGCCCAAGTCATCAAGGCCCTGTCTGACGGCGCCGACAGCAACCCTTCCAGTCCTAAG GTTTCAATAGAGTATGGACTGTGTGAGATGCTAACCAATGAAGCAATCAGGCCTAATGTTGAACCAAAGGATAGGAACTGGGATTTCAATATCCCTCAGCTTGAAGCCATTTTACCCGTCGGGACGGTTGACCATTCTATAGAACGTGTCTATAAAGAG ATGCTTCCATGGGAAGGATCAGCAGCAGTTACTCATCGTCGGTACGTCCAACTATTCCATACGCTTGCCGATAAATACCCGACGGAGAACTTGCTACTTGTCACACATG GCGAAGCGGTTGGAGTTGCAGTTTCGACGTTCATGGAAGATGTACTAGTATACGGAGTCGAGTACTGTGCATTTGTTCAGCTGCAAAGGCCTGTTTTTCGGAGAGGCGATTCGTATGTGTTCGGAAAATTTGAGGTGAAACTAAGAGATGATGGAAAAGATGGAATCAAACACATGCCAAAGCCAGAAAAAGAATGA